The following coding sequences lie in one Bacillota bacterium genomic window:
- a CDS encoding MFS transporter yields MAEMQNKHRLPLLTKLIYGSGDMFGGGSLMLIGFFYLFFMTEVAGLNPGLAGMVLLLGKGWDAVSDPLMGWLSDRTRSRFGRRRIYFLAGIAPIFICFTLLWMVPPFSSQIGTFLFFLTANVLFNTTLTMVMIPYNALVPELTPDYDERSSLTGFRLAFSNIASLLSAAVPMLIVDAFASPANGYLVMAMTFGLLFALPFLGVFLVSFETTKEVSKSRFNLLGDVTQALSNRSFRRLVGVYLPTFLGVDVISAVMVYYLTYVLGRGEGMQVSMVLGLLLLCQTLALPVYVKIARTRGKHVSYTTGALIWMILLPVLWFFTPETPFAVVLVLAAMVGMGTAGAGFSPWAMFPDVIDVDELVTGKRRQGIYSGVMTFMRKISSALALAVVGWMIDWSGYIANDDTIAQPDGFLTMVRFLVAVFPIFLVLTGLWFCRRYPLNQQRHDKLRNILATRPAGTADLSGEAGELADLLYGPLPDDINNEVS; encoded by the coding sequence TTGGCCGAGATGCAAAATAAGCATAGGCTGCCTCTGCTCACCAAACTGATTTACGGTTCGGGAGATATGTTTGGCGGCGGTTCCCTGATGTTAATAGGCTTCTTTTATCTGTTCTTCATGACTGAGGTTGCAGGGTTGAATCCGGGTCTTGCGGGTATGGTTCTGCTTCTGGGCAAGGGCTGGGATGCTGTCAGCGACCCGTTGATGGGTTGGCTCAGTGACCGCACCCGCAGCCGCTTTGGTCGGCGCCGGATTTACTTTCTGGCCGGGATTGCACCGATTTTTATCTGTTTTACACTGCTCTGGATGGTGCCGCCCTTTAGTTCCCAGATTGGCACTTTCCTGTTCTTTTTAACTGCGAATGTATTGTTTAACACTACCCTTACCATGGTAATGATTCCGTACAATGCTTTGGTTCCCGAGCTTACTCCCGATTATGACGAGCGTAGTTCGCTCACCGGTTTCCGACTGGCATTTTCCAATATCGCTTCATTGCTTTCGGCAGCGGTGCCAATGCTGATCGTCGATGCCTTCGCTAGTCCTGCCAATGGTTACCTGGTAATGGCGATGACTTTTGGCCTGCTTTTTGCCCTGCCATTCTTGGGCGTGTTCTTGGTAAGTTTTGAGACCACAAAAGAGGTTTCCAAAAGCCGGTTTAATCTGCTGGGGGATGTCACCCAGGCTCTGTCCAATCGTTCTTTCCGGCGTTTGGTCGGCGTTTACCTGCCCACTTTTCTGGGCGTTGATGTTATCTCTGCGGTTATGGTCTACTACTTAACCTATGTTCTGGGGCGGGGCGAGGGCATGCAGGTGTCTATGGTTCTTGGTCTCTTGCTCTTGTGTCAGACCCTGGCGTTGCCCGTGTATGTAAAGATAGCCCGCACACGGGGCAAGCATGTCTCATACACAACAGGCGCGCTGATTTGGATGATACTACTGCCGGTGCTCTGGTTCTTTACGCCGGAGACTCCATTCGCCGTGGTCTTGGTATTGGCAGCCATGGTGGGGATGGGGACGGCCGGTGCGGGCTTCAGCCCGTGGGCGATGTTCCCGGATGTAATTGATGTGGATGAGTTGGTTACTGGCAAGCGGCGGCAGGGTATTTATTCTGGGGTCATGACTTTCATGCGTAAAATCTCTTCGGCCCTGGCTCTGGCTGTTGTTGGCTGGATGATTGACTGGTCTGGTTACATCGCCAATGATGACACAATTGCCCAACCGGATGGTTTTCTGACCATGGTCCGGTTTTTGGTGGCGGTATTCCCCATCTTCTTGGTGTTGACCGGTCTTTGGTTCTGTCGCCGTTATCCCTTGAATCAACAGCGACACGATAAGTTGCGCAACATCCTGGCAACCCGGCCCGCAGGCACCGCCGACCTCAGCGGCGAAGCCGGTGAGCTGGCCGACTTGCTTTATGGGCCGCTACCTGACGATATTAATAACGAGGTGAGTTAA
- a CDS encoding sugar phosphate isomerase/epimerase, which yields MSVLLGVVTDEVSQDPVYALDWARKHRLDYVDIRDVWELNIAELSEQQLATLEKLLVDSDFKVKTICPQLFRAELDPEAVTRVTANPDLVATDPSEYAEHLRLLLHSLELAERLDAPYVRCFGFWREEEPEDVWDTLVSAFRFAADLATKRDKILLLENEAMTYAISGSEAAQVINAVDSPSFAAIWDPANGFFHPETPFPDGYIALGDLIKVVHAKDAGAQGFTVIGQGELDWEGQIKALKQFDSVCVSVEPRTAPDDGTLEQASGAILDWLRARI from the coding sequence GTGTCTGTTCTTTTAGGCGTTGTAACCGATGAAGTCTCCCAGGATCCTGTGTACGCGCTGGATTGGGCCCGGAAACATCGCTTAGATTATGTCGATATCCGCGATGTCTGGGAGCTGAATATCGCTGAGCTTAGTGAGCAGCAACTGGCTACATTGGAAAAGCTATTGGTTGATTCGGATTTTAAGGTGAAGACGATTTGCCCCCAGCTGTTTCGGGCGGAACTTGATCCAGAGGCGGTGACCCGGGTCACTGCCAATCCGGATTTAGTTGCCACAGACCCCAGCGAGTATGCCGAGCATTTACGGCTGCTGCTCCATAGTCTGGAATTGGCCGAGCGGCTGGACGCTCCCTATGTGCGCTGCTTCGGGTTCTGGCGGGAAGAAGAGCCTGAGGATGTCTGGGATACACTGGTGAGCGCGTTCCGGTTTGCGGCAGATTTAGCCACCAAGCGGGACAAGATCTTGCTTTTGGAGAACGAGGCAATGACCTATGCCATTTCCGGCAGTGAGGCTGCACAGGTGATAAACGCTGTTGACAGTCCATCCTTTGCTGCAATTTGGGATCCGGCTAATGGATTTTTCCATCCGGAAACTCCTTTCCCTGATGGTTATATCGCCCTCGGTGATCTAATCAAAGTTGTGCACGCCAAGGACGCCGGTGCCCAGGGGTTCACTGTCATTGGCCAGGGGGAGTTGGATTGGGAGGGGCAAATTAAGGCCTTGAAACAGTTTGATTCAGTTTGTGTCTCGGTGGAACCACGTACCGCTCCTGACGACGGCACGCTGGAGCAAGCTTCCGGAGCGATTCTAGACTGGCTGCGGGCTCGGATTTAA